Proteins encoded by one window of Pseudorca crassidens isolate mPseCra1 chromosome 3, mPseCra1.hap1, whole genome shotgun sequence:
- the PLIN4 gene encoding perilipin-4 isoform X1, whose product MSAQDEGGRDPPKPKGKTLGSFFGSLPGFSSAQNPVAHAHSSAREARPVAHPTGAPAAETAQPQAEVATDPEQTTRDVEKTLPLSDRVISRTNDLVWSKMTRTKDAFSCGMANIVDTAKGVVQGGLGMTQSTLTGTKDAVSTGLTGAVNMAKGTVQMGMDTTKTVLTSTKDAVSSGLTGAMGVAKGTVQMGVDTTRTVLTGTKDAVSSGLTGSVNMAKGTVQTGMDTTKTVLTGTKDAVSTGLTGAMGVAKGTVQMGVDTTKTVLTGTKDAVSTGLTGAVNMAKGTVQTGMDTTKTVLTGTKDAMSTGLTGAMGVAKGTVQMGVDNTKTVLTGTKDAVSTGLTGAVNMAKGTVQTGMDTTKTVLTGTKDAVSTGLTGAVNMAKGTVQTGMDTTKTVLIGSKDAMSAGLTGAMGVAKGAVQTGMDTTKTVLTGTKDAVSTGLTGAVNMAKGTVQTGVDTTKTVLTGTKDAMSAGLHGAMGVAKGTVQMSVDTTKTVLTGTKDAVSTGLTGAMNMAKGTVQTGMDTTKTVLTGTKDAMSTGLTGAMGVAKGTVQIGVDTTKTVLTGTKDAVSTGLTGAVNMAKGTVQTGVDTTKTVLTGTKDAMSAGLTGAMGVAKGTVQMGVDTTKTVLTATKDAVSSGLTGAVNMAKGTVQTGMDTTKTVLTGTKDAMSAGLTGAMGVAKGSVQMGVDTTKTVLTGTKDAMSAGLTGAMGVAKGTVQMGVDTTKTVLTGTKDAMSAGLHGAMGVAKGTVQTSMDTTKTVLTGTKDAMSAGLHGAMGVAKGTVQTSMDTTKTVLTGTKDAMSAGLTGAMGVAKGTVQMGVDTTKTVLTGTKDAMSTGLTGAMGVVKGTVQTGVDTTKTVLTGTKDAVSTGLTGAVNMAKGTVQTGVDTTKTVLTGTKNAMSTGLTGAMGVAKGTVQTGVDTTKTVLTGTKDAMSAGLTGAMGMAKGAVQTGMDTTKTVLTGTKDAVSTGLTGAVNMAKGTVQTGMDTTKTVLTGTKDAVSTGLTGAMGVAKGAVQTGMDTTKTVLTGTKDAVSAGLTGAVNVATGALQTGLNTTTNVSAGTRNTISSGMAGAVNVANAAAQWGLDTSKAVLTGTKDAVSTGLTRVGNVARGGVQTGLGTIQNWLPVSQDAASGGLATSGAPDEGEQTILNPHEAQSCGVSRPPDTLCARLDLAGKATTNTKGLVSAEVTFTPEAALGKKDDVGPGATTCSQEGARGFATLRHTLEELGEIFQPMSAEEQAQLAASQPRLREAMADQSSYFVRLGDLDPSFRQRAFEHALSHLQQGQFQALDVLAQLEDAFWLIEKAQQAPDRQPWPDQDLSSQAGAQEVPAAGALSRVCSLVQQLHVAYSSLASGLQGLPAELRWQLRQARHSLCELHSVVSSAASVAELPAERLAQSRQGVRQAWQGLEQLLETVQHSPPLSWLVGPFTLHPNGQQL is encoded by the exons ATGTCTGCTCAAGATGAAGGAGGCCGGGATCCCCCCAAACCCAAGGGCAAG ACCCTGGGCAGCTTCTTTGGGTCCCTGCCTGGCTTCAGTTCTGCCCAGAACCCGGTGGCCCACGCCCACAGCTCAGCGAGAGAGGCCCGGCCAGTCGCCCATCCCACAGGTGCTCCAGCCGCCGAGACTGCCCAGCCCCAGGCTGAGG TGGCCACCGACCCGGAGCAGACGACCAGGGACGTTGAGAAGACGCTGCCGCTTTCAGACAGG GTCATCTCCAGGACAAACGACCTAGTGTGGTCCAAGATGACCAGGACCAAGGATGCGTTCTCGTGTGGGATGGCCAACATCGTGGACACAGCTAAAGGCGTGGTCCAAGGAGGCCTGGGCATGACCCAGTCCACACTCACAGGCACCAAGGATGCAGTGTCCACTGGACTCACTGGGGCAGTGAACATGGCCAAGGGCACCGTCCAGATGGGCATGGACACCACCAAGACTGTCCTGACAAGCACCAAAGATGCAGTGTCCAGTGGGCTCACTGGAGCAATGGGTGTGGCCAAAGGAACCGTCCAGATGGGTGTGGACACCACCAGGACCGTCCTCACAGGCACGAAAGATGCAGTGTCCAGTGGGCTCACTGGGTCAGTGAACATGGCCAAGGGCACCGTCCAAACTGGCATGGACACCACCAAGACCGTCCTGACAGGCACCAAAGATGCAGTGTCCACTGGGCTCACTGGAGCAATGGGCGTGGCCAAAGGAACCGTCCAGATGGGCGTGGACACCACCAAGACCGTCCTGACAGGCACCAAAGATGCAGTGTCCACTGGGCTCACTGGGGCAGTGAACATGGCCAAGGGCACCGTCCAAACTGGCATGGACACCACCAAGACCGTCCTGACAGGCACCAAAGATGCAATGTCCACTGGGCTCACTGGGGCAATGGGCGTGGCCAAAGGAACCGTCCAGATGGGCGTGGACAACACCAAGACCGTCCTGACAGGCACCAAAGATGCAGTGTCTACTGGGCTCACTGGGGCAGTGAACATGGCCAAGGGCACTGTCCAGACCGGCATGGACACCACCAAGACCGTCCTAACAGGCACCAAAGATGCAGTGTCCACTGGGCTCACTGGGGCAGTGAACATGGCCAAGGGCACCGTCCAAACTGGCATGGACACCACCAAGACTGTCCTGATAGGCTCCAAAGATGCAATGTCCGCTGGCCTCACTGGAGCAATGGGCGTGGCCAAGGGGGCCGTCCAGACGGGCATGGACACCACCAAGACCGTCCTGACAGGCACCAAAGATGCAGTGTCCACTGGGCTCACTGGGGCAGTGAACATGGCCAAGGGCACCGTCCAGACGGGTGTGGACACCACCAAGACTGTCCTCACAGGCACCAAAGATGCAATGTCCGCTGGACTCCATGGGGCAATGGGTGTGGCCAAAGGAACCGTCCAGATGAGCGTGGACACCACCAAGACCGTCCTGACAGGCACCAAAGATGCAGTGTCCACTGGGCTCACTGGGGCAATGAACATGGCCAAGGGCACCGTCCAAACTGGCATGGACACCACCAAGACCGTCCTGACAGGGACCAAAGATGCAATGTCCACTGGACTCACTGGAGCAATGGGTGTGGCCAAAGGAACCGTCCAGATAGGCGTGGACACCACCAAGACCGTCCTGACAGGCACCAAAGATGCAGTGTCCACTGGGCTCACTGGGGCAGTGAACATGGCCAAGGGCACCGTCCAGACGGGCGTGGACACCACCAAGACCGTCCTCACAGGCACCAAAGATGCAATGTCCGCTGGACTCACTGGGGCAATGGGCGTGGCCAAAGGAACCGTCCAGATGGGCGTGGACACCACCAAGACCGTCCTGACAGCCACCAAAGATGCAGTGTCCAGTGGGCTCACTGGGGCAGTGAACATGGCCAAGGGCACCGTCCAAACTGGCATGGACACCACCAAGACCGTCCTCACAGGGACCAAAGATGCAATGTCCGCTGGCCTCACTGGAGCAATGGGTGTGGCCAAAGGATCTGTCCAGATGGGCGTGGACACCACCAAGACCGTCCTCACAGGCACCAAAGATGCAATGTCCGCTGGACTCACTGGGGCAATGGGCGTGGCCAAAGGAACCGTCCAGATGGGCGTGGACACCACCAAGACTGTCCTGACAGGCACCAAAGATGCAATGTCCGCTGGACTCCATGGGGCAATGGGTGTGGCCAAAGGAACTGTCCAAACTAGCATGGACACCACCAAGACCGTCCTGACAGGCACCAAAGATGCAATGTCCGCTGGACTCCATGGGGCAATGGGTGTGGCCAAAGGAACTGTCCAAACTAGCATGGACACCACCAAGACCGTCCTCACAGGGACCAAAGATGCAATGTCCGCTGGCCTCACTGGAGCAATGGGTGTGGCCAAAGGAACCGTCCAGATGGGCGTGGACACCACCAAGACTGTCCTGACAGGCACCAAAGATGCAATGTCCACTGGCCTCACTGGCGCAATGGGCGTGGTCAAAGGAACCGTCCAGACCGGCGTCGACACCACCAAGACTGTCCTGACAGGCACCAAAGATGCAGTGTCCACTGGGCTCACTGGGGCAGTGAACATGGCCAAGGGCACCGTCCAGACGGGCGTGGACACCACCAAGACCGTCCTCACAGGCACCAAAAATGCAATGTCCACTGGCCTCACTGGCGCAATGGGCGTGGCCAAAGGAACCGTCCAGACCGGCGTCGACACCACCAAGACTGTCCTGACAGGCACCAAAGATGCAATGTCCGCTGGCCTCACTGGCGCAATGGGCATGGCCAAGGGGGCCGTCCAGACGGGCATGGACACCACCAAGACTGTCCTCACAGGCACCAAAGATGCAGTGTCCACTGGGCTCACTGGGGCAGTGAACATGGCCAAGGGCACCGTCCAAACTGGCATGGACACCACCAAGACCGTCCTGACAGGCACCAAAGATGCAGTGTCCACTGGCCTCACTGGAGCAATGGGTGTGGCCAAGGGGGCCGTCCAGACGGGCATGGACACCACCAAGACTGTCCTCACAGGCACCAAAGATGCAGTGTCCGCTGGCCTCACTGGGGCAGTGAATGTGGCTACAGGGGCTTTGCAAACTGGGCTGAATACAACCACAAATGTTTCAGCTGGCACAAGGAACACCATCTCCAGTGGCATGGCTGGTGCCGTGAACGTGGCCAATGCTGCTGCCCAGTGGGGTCTGGACACCTCGAAGGCTGTCCTCACCGGCACCAAAGACGCCGTGTCCACTGGGCTCACCAGGGTAGGGAACGTGGCCCGAGGAGGTGTGCAGACTGGTCTCGGAACCATCCAGAACTGGTTACCTGTTTCCCAGGATGCTGCCTCTGGTGGACTCGCCACTTCCGGAGCCCCAGATGAAGGAGAACAAACCATCCTGAACCCTCATGAGGCTCAGTCCTGTGGGGTCTCCAGGCCCCCGGACACTCTGTGTGCACGCCTGGACCTTGCTGGGAAAGCCACCACTAATACCAAGGGCCTCGTGTCAGCTGAGGTGACTTTCACCCCAGAGGCCGCCCTGGGCAAGAAGGATGATGTAGGGCCTGGGGCCACCACTTGCAGCCAGGAAGGAGCCCGGGGCTTTGCAACACTCCGGCACACACTGGAGGAGCTGGGGGAGATCTTCCAGCCCATGAGCGCCGAGGAGCAAG CTCAGCTGGCTGCCTCCCAGCCCCGGCTGAGGGAGGCCATGGCCGACCAAAGCAGCTACTTCGTGCGTCTGGGCGACTTGGACCCCAGCTTCCGCCAGCGGGCTTTCGAGCACGCCTTGAGCCACCTGCAGCAAGGCCAGTTCCAGGCCCTGGACGTGCTGGCCCAGCTCGAGGACGCCTTCTGGCTG ATTGAGAAGGCCCAGCAGGCTCCAGACCGGCAGCCGTGGCCGGACCAGGACCTGAGCAGCCAAGCCGGCGCCCAAGAG GTGCCAGCCGCCGGGGCTCTGTCCAGGGTCTGCAGCCTTGTCCAGCAGCTCCATGTGGCCTACAGCAGCCTGGCCTCCGGCCTCCAGGGCCTCCCCGCCGAGCTCCGGTGGCAGCTCAGGCAGGCGCGGCACAGCCTCTGCGAGCTCCACAGCGTTGTCTCCTCTGCCGCCTCCGTGGCGGAGCTGCCAGCCGAGCGCCTGGCCCAGAGCCGCCAGGGCGTACGCCAGGCGTGGCAGGGGCTGGAGCAGCTGCTGGAGACCGTGCAGCACAGCCCTCCACTCAGCTGGCTGGTGGGGCCCTTCACCCTGCACCCCAATGGGCAGCAGCTGTag
- the PLIN4 gene encoding perilipin-4 isoform X2, with translation MSAQDEGGRDPPKPKGKTLGSFFGSLPGFSSAQNPVAHAHSSAREARPVAHPTGAPAAETAQPQAEVATDPEQTTRDVEKTLPLSDRVISRTNDLVWSKMTRTKDAFSCGMANIVDTAKGVVQGGLGMTQSTLTGTKDAVSTGLTGAVNMAKGTVQMGMDTTKTVLTSTKDAVSSGLTGAMGVAKGTVQMGVDTTRTVLTGTKDAVSSGLTGSVNMAKGTVQTGMDTTKTVLTGTKDAVSTGLTGAMGVAKGTVQMGVDTTKTVLTGTKDAVSTGLTGAVNMAKGTVQTGMDTTKTVLTGTKDAMSTGLTGAMGVAKGTVQMGVDNTKTVLTGTKDAVSTGLTGAVNMAKGTVQTGMDTTKTVLTGTKDAVSTGLTGAVNMAKGTVQTGMDTTKTVLIGSKDAMSAGLTGAMGVAKGAVQTGMDTTKTVLTGTKDAVSTGLTGAVNMAKGTVQTGVDTTKTVLTGTKDAMSAGLHGAMGVAKGTVQMSVDTTKTVLTGTKDAVSTGLTGAMNMAKGTVQTGMDTTKTVLTGTKDAMSTGLTGAMGVAKGTVQIGVDTTKTVLTGTKDAVSTGLTGAVNMAKGTVQTGVDTTKTVLTGTKDAMSAGLTGAMGVAKGTVQMGVDTTKTVLTATKDAVSSGLTGAVNMAKGTVQTGMDTTKTVLTGTKDAMSAGLTGAMGVAKGSVQMGVDTTKTVLTGTKDAMSAGLTGAMGVAKGTVQMGVDTTKTVLTGTKDAMSAGLHGAMGVAKGTVQTSMDTTKTVLTGTKDAMSAGLHGAMGVAKGTVQTSMDTTKTVLTGTKDAMSAGLTGAMGVAKGTVQMGVDTTKTVLTGTKDAMSTGLTGAMGVVKGTVQTGVDTTKTVLTGTKDAVSTGLTGAVNMAKGTVQTGVDTTKTVLTGTKNAMSTGLTGAMGVAKGTVQTGVDTTKTVLTGTKDAMSAGLTGAMGMAKGAVQTGMDTTKTVLTGTKDAVSTGLTGAVNMAKGTVQTGMDTTKTVLTGTKDAVSTGLTGAMGVAKGAVQTGMDTTKTVLTGTKDAVSAGLTGAVNVATGALQTGLNTTTNVSAGTRNTISSGMAGAVNVANAAAQWGLDTSKAVLTGTKDAVSTGLTRVGNVARGGVQTGLGTIQNWLPVSQDAASGGLATSGAPDEGEQTILNPHEAQSCGVSRPPDTLCARLDLAGKATTNTKGLVSAEVTFTPEAALGKKDDVGPGATTCSQEGARGFATLRHTLEELGEIFQPMSAEEQAQLAASQPRLREAMADQSSYFVRLGDLDPSFRQRAFEHALSHLQQGQFQALDVLAQLEDAFWLVPAAGALSRVCSLVQQLHVAYSSLASGLQGLPAELRWQLRQARHSLCELHSVVSSAASVAELPAERLAQSRQGVRQAWQGLEQLLETVQHSPPLSWLVGPFTLHPNGQQL, from the exons ATGTCTGCTCAAGATGAAGGAGGCCGGGATCCCCCCAAACCCAAGGGCAAG ACCCTGGGCAGCTTCTTTGGGTCCCTGCCTGGCTTCAGTTCTGCCCAGAACCCGGTGGCCCACGCCCACAGCTCAGCGAGAGAGGCCCGGCCAGTCGCCCATCCCACAGGTGCTCCAGCCGCCGAGACTGCCCAGCCCCAGGCTGAGG TGGCCACCGACCCGGAGCAGACGACCAGGGACGTTGAGAAGACGCTGCCGCTTTCAGACAGG GTCATCTCCAGGACAAACGACCTAGTGTGGTCCAAGATGACCAGGACCAAGGATGCGTTCTCGTGTGGGATGGCCAACATCGTGGACACAGCTAAAGGCGTGGTCCAAGGAGGCCTGGGCATGACCCAGTCCACACTCACAGGCACCAAGGATGCAGTGTCCACTGGACTCACTGGGGCAGTGAACATGGCCAAGGGCACCGTCCAGATGGGCATGGACACCACCAAGACTGTCCTGACAAGCACCAAAGATGCAGTGTCCAGTGGGCTCACTGGAGCAATGGGTGTGGCCAAAGGAACCGTCCAGATGGGTGTGGACACCACCAGGACCGTCCTCACAGGCACGAAAGATGCAGTGTCCAGTGGGCTCACTGGGTCAGTGAACATGGCCAAGGGCACCGTCCAAACTGGCATGGACACCACCAAGACCGTCCTGACAGGCACCAAAGATGCAGTGTCCACTGGGCTCACTGGAGCAATGGGCGTGGCCAAAGGAACCGTCCAGATGGGCGTGGACACCACCAAGACCGTCCTGACAGGCACCAAAGATGCAGTGTCCACTGGGCTCACTGGGGCAGTGAACATGGCCAAGGGCACCGTCCAAACTGGCATGGACACCACCAAGACCGTCCTGACAGGCACCAAAGATGCAATGTCCACTGGGCTCACTGGGGCAATGGGCGTGGCCAAAGGAACCGTCCAGATGGGCGTGGACAACACCAAGACCGTCCTGACAGGCACCAAAGATGCAGTGTCTACTGGGCTCACTGGGGCAGTGAACATGGCCAAGGGCACTGTCCAGACCGGCATGGACACCACCAAGACCGTCCTAACAGGCACCAAAGATGCAGTGTCCACTGGGCTCACTGGGGCAGTGAACATGGCCAAGGGCACCGTCCAAACTGGCATGGACACCACCAAGACTGTCCTGATAGGCTCCAAAGATGCAATGTCCGCTGGCCTCACTGGAGCAATGGGCGTGGCCAAGGGGGCCGTCCAGACGGGCATGGACACCACCAAGACCGTCCTGACAGGCACCAAAGATGCAGTGTCCACTGGGCTCACTGGGGCAGTGAACATGGCCAAGGGCACCGTCCAGACGGGTGTGGACACCACCAAGACTGTCCTCACAGGCACCAAAGATGCAATGTCCGCTGGACTCCATGGGGCAATGGGTGTGGCCAAAGGAACCGTCCAGATGAGCGTGGACACCACCAAGACCGTCCTGACAGGCACCAAAGATGCAGTGTCCACTGGGCTCACTGGGGCAATGAACATGGCCAAGGGCACCGTCCAAACTGGCATGGACACCACCAAGACCGTCCTGACAGGGACCAAAGATGCAATGTCCACTGGACTCACTGGAGCAATGGGTGTGGCCAAAGGAACCGTCCAGATAGGCGTGGACACCACCAAGACCGTCCTGACAGGCACCAAAGATGCAGTGTCCACTGGGCTCACTGGGGCAGTGAACATGGCCAAGGGCACCGTCCAGACGGGCGTGGACACCACCAAGACCGTCCTCACAGGCACCAAAGATGCAATGTCCGCTGGACTCACTGGGGCAATGGGCGTGGCCAAAGGAACCGTCCAGATGGGCGTGGACACCACCAAGACCGTCCTGACAGCCACCAAAGATGCAGTGTCCAGTGGGCTCACTGGGGCAGTGAACATGGCCAAGGGCACCGTCCAAACTGGCATGGACACCACCAAGACCGTCCTCACAGGGACCAAAGATGCAATGTCCGCTGGCCTCACTGGAGCAATGGGTGTGGCCAAAGGATCTGTCCAGATGGGCGTGGACACCACCAAGACCGTCCTCACAGGCACCAAAGATGCAATGTCCGCTGGACTCACTGGGGCAATGGGCGTGGCCAAAGGAACCGTCCAGATGGGCGTGGACACCACCAAGACTGTCCTGACAGGCACCAAAGATGCAATGTCCGCTGGACTCCATGGGGCAATGGGTGTGGCCAAAGGAACTGTCCAAACTAGCATGGACACCACCAAGACCGTCCTGACAGGCACCAAAGATGCAATGTCCGCTGGACTCCATGGGGCAATGGGTGTGGCCAAAGGAACTGTCCAAACTAGCATGGACACCACCAAGACCGTCCTCACAGGGACCAAAGATGCAATGTCCGCTGGCCTCACTGGAGCAATGGGTGTGGCCAAAGGAACCGTCCAGATGGGCGTGGACACCACCAAGACTGTCCTGACAGGCACCAAAGATGCAATGTCCACTGGCCTCACTGGCGCAATGGGCGTGGTCAAAGGAACCGTCCAGACCGGCGTCGACACCACCAAGACTGTCCTGACAGGCACCAAAGATGCAGTGTCCACTGGGCTCACTGGGGCAGTGAACATGGCCAAGGGCACCGTCCAGACGGGCGTGGACACCACCAAGACCGTCCTCACAGGCACCAAAAATGCAATGTCCACTGGCCTCACTGGCGCAATGGGCGTGGCCAAAGGAACCGTCCAGACCGGCGTCGACACCACCAAGACTGTCCTGACAGGCACCAAAGATGCAATGTCCGCTGGCCTCACTGGCGCAATGGGCATGGCCAAGGGGGCCGTCCAGACGGGCATGGACACCACCAAGACTGTCCTCACAGGCACCAAAGATGCAGTGTCCACTGGGCTCACTGGGGCAGTGAACATGGCCAAGGGCACCGTCCAAACTGGCATGGACACCACCAAGACCGTCCTGACAGGCACCAAAGATGCAGTGTCCACTGGCCTCACTGGAGCAATGGGTGTGGCCAAGGGGGCCGTCCAGACGGGCATGGACACCACCAAGACTGTCCTCACAGGCACCAAAGATGCAGTGTCCGCTGGCCTCACTGGGGCAGTGAATGTGGCTACAGGGGCTTTGCAAACTGGGCTGAATACAACCACAAATGTTTCAGCTGGCACAAGGAACACCATCTCCAGTGGCATGGCTGGTGCCGTGAACGTGGCCAATGCTGCTGCCCAGTGGGGTCTGGACACCTCGAAGGCTGTCCTCACCGGCACCAAAGACGCCGTGTCCACTGGGCTCACCAGGGTAGGGAACGTGGCCCGAGGAGGTGTGCAGACTGGTCTCGGAACCATCCAGAACTGGTTACCTGTTTCCCAGGATGCTGCCTCTGGTGGACTCGCCACTTCCGGAGCCCCAGATGAAGGAGAACAAACCATCCTGAACCCTCATGAGGCTCAGTCCTGTGGGGTCTCCAGGCCCCCGGACACTCTGTGTGCACGCCTGGACCTTGCTGGGAAAGCCACCACTAATACCAAGGGCCTCGTGTCAGCTGAGGTGACTTTCACCCCAGAGGCCGCCCTGGGCAAGAAGGATGATGTAGGGCCTGGGGCCACCACTTGCAGCCAGGAAGGAGCCCGGGGCTTTGCAACACTCCGGCACACACTGGAGGAGCTGGGGGAGATCTTCCAGCCCATGAGCGCCGAGGAGCAAG CTCAGCTGGCTGCCTCCCAGCCCCGGCTGAGGGAGGCCATGGCCGACCAAAGCAGCTACTTCGTGCGTCTGGGCGACTTGGACCCCAGCTTCCGCCAGCGGGCTTTCGAGCACGCCTTGAGCCACCTGCAGCAAGGCCAGTTCCAGGCCCTGGACGTGCTGGCCCAGCTCGAGGACGCCTTCTGGCTG GTGCCAGCCGCCGGGGCTCTGTCCAGGGTCTGCAGCCTTGTCCAGCAGCTCCATGTGGCCTACAGCAGCCTGGCCTCCGGCCTCCAGGGCCTCCCCGCCGAGCTCCGGTGGCAGCTCAGGCAGGCGCGGCACAGCCTCTGCGAGCTCCACAGCGTTGTCTCCTCTGCCGCCTCCGTGGCGGAGCTGCCAGCCGAGCGCCTGGCCCAGAGCCGCCAGGGCGTACGCCAGGCGTGGCAGGGGCTGGAGCAGCTGCTGGAGACCGTGCAGCACAGCCCTCCACTCAGCTGGCTGGTGGGGCCCTTCACCCTGCACCCCAATGGGCAGCAGCTGTag